Genomic window (Mesorhizobium sp. M4B.F.Ca.ET.058.02.1.1):
CGACCAAACGACCGGCTTCTTGCGTTCCTGAACGCCCTTTGAGCATGAGAACTATGCCGAATGTCAACGACCGGTTCTTGGTCGAAATGGCGGGCAAAGCGCTTCATACCGCCATGATCGGAAGAGGCGCTCGGCATAGCTCGGCGGTCGGCATAAACCTGCAAGCTCAATGGTGTCGAACCGCTCGGCTATCTCGCCGATGTCCTCACCAGGATCGTCAACGGCCACCCCAACAGCCAGATCGACGATCTCCTGCCTTGGGTCTACATCAACAAGCTCGAGCTCAAGGCCGTGGCCTGAGAACACCGCTTACCCTGTTACAAAGGACCTGGGGCGAAAAAAGTCTATCCGTCACTCTGACCACGAACATAAGAGTACCTTCGAATTTAGGGGACACACTCTCCTCCGCAAACATCCACCTTTCGGGGCTCATTCCAGCACCCGTGTCAAGCGAAGTGAGGATTTGACCCCCGCATTGCCTCAAGCAAAATGTGTGCCGGTAGTGTCGCTGTTCCGAATGGTATGGTCAGGCGTTGTCATCCCGACTCGGAGGATGGATGGTAAGGCGGATGTCAGCGTCACGCGCCTGAAGCGAGGCCCTCGGCCAATTCCAGCGCTTGCCGCTCGAACAGGCGGCGGTAGGTGCCGCCGTCGAGACGGGTCAGGGCGGCATGATCGCCTTCCTCGATGATATGGCCGCCGTCGAAGACGAGCAGCCGATCGAGCGTGCGCACCGTCGCGAGCCGGTGCGCGATGACCAGCGTGGTCCGCCCGACCATTAACCGCTCCATCGCTTTTTGGATGAGCACCTCCGATTCAGAGTCTAGGCTTGATGTCGCCTCGTCGAGGATCAGGACGGGCGCACTCGCGAGGAACGCGCGCGCAATTGCTACTCGCTGGCGCTCGCCCCCAGAGAGCTTCACACCGCGCTCGCCTACCAGCGTGCTGTAACCCTTCGGCAGGCCCTCGATGAACTCATGCGCGCTAGCAAGCCGGGCCGCTTCCTCAATTTCTGCTTGGCTAGCGCCGGGGCGGCCGTAGCCGATATTCTCGCTGAGTGTCCGGTGAAATAGGACGGGGTCCTGGTGCACCATCGCGATTTGGGAGCGCAGCGAAGTCTGCGTCACCTTCGAAACATCCTGCCCGTCAATCATAATGCGGCCGCCATTCACGTCATACAGCCGCTGGATGAGCTTTACGAAGGTGGTCTTTCCAGAACCAGAGGGGCCGACGAGACCGACGCGCTCGCCGGCTTTAATTGAAATGGAGAAGTCAGTATAGATCGGGTGATGGTTGCCGTAATCGAAGTAGACATTCTCAAAGTCGACGGAGCCTTCGGTGATCCGGATCGGCTTGGCTCCGGGAATATCAGCTACCCCAAGTGGCTGGTTCTGGATATCGACCACCTCCTCCATATCGTTCACCGAGCGCTGCAGCTTGCGCAAATGCATACCGACCTCGCCGAGATAGCCTTGCACGACAAAGAAAGATGCGAGCACTAAAGCTACGTCGCCAGGGGTTGCCTGCCCGCGCGACCACAAAATCGAGGCATAGCCGATGACGGAAGCCCTGAGTACAACCAAAGTTAGACCTTGGGCTGTCATGTTGATCGTGCCACGAAACCAACTCCGGCGCATTCGATGGCGCCACTTGGCGACGACCGCCGCGAGGCGTTCGTCTTCCCGCGCTTCCGCGCCGAAGCTCCTGACGACCGCGTTGCAGCTGATTGCATCCGCGAGAGAACCGCTGATCCGTGTGTCGCAGCTGTTCGCCAGAGTCGCCGCCGGTGCCACGTAGCCGAGCGACAATGCGAAGGTGAGAGCGACATAGAAGAGCGACCCGCTGCCGACAATCAGACCCATCATCGGCCAGTTCCAGCCGAGCAGCGCGGTCGACCCTATGAGGATAAGAAGCGATCGGAACAGCTCGTTCAATATTGTGTAGTTCATCAGGTCGAGCGCCCACATTCCGCGGGAGATCTTGCGTACAGTCGAACCTGCGAAGCTATTTGCATGCCAGGCTGTCGAAAAGCGCTGGACGCGATGGAATGCTTCTCCCGCCACATCCGACATCATCCTCAGCGTCATGTGGTTGATCCCCATGAAAGTGACGTGTCGCGTCACGACGGCACCGAGTGTGATTGCAACCAGCATGAAGGAGGCTGTAAGCGTTGGATCCCAAGCTGTGACTTTCGTCGTTGAAGCGCGGGCCACAGCATCGACGAGACGGCCCGAGTAGAGCGGCGTCAGCACGTCTGCCAACGCGGAGCCTAGGATCGCGGTCATGATGATCACGAGCCGGGCTGGCTCCCTGGTCCAGTGGCGGACAGTGAAGGCGAGAACGCTGCAAAAAGCGCTGTCGCGTAAATCACGAAGAAAACGGGTCATGCCTCTAGATCGGCGCACCGACGCTCCCCAACAAAGCCTTGCGTTCTGATGTGGCACGCATCATGCTTTCCTTTCCTCGTTCGAGTGTCACCACATCGCGGGCCGGCAGTTCCTGTCCTTCACTACCACGCAAGCACAAATCATGCCGATGGACAGGAGCTGCCCCCAAAAGACCTTCGGCTTGTACTTCAATGGGCTGTCGGGCAAACAGCAAGCCTCCATGTCGGATAGAGCCGTGTTGGAAACCTCACAAAACGACAGTAACTGTCGTTTGCCGATTTGCCGAGGATTGTCCTTGTGTGATCGAGGGCCGCAACGGCGATATTCCACATGGGGCAATAGCGGGAGCGAGTCGCCCTGAAACCAAGCACATCCTTGGAAGGGGCTTGTTCACTGATACGATGGAAATACGGGCTCACGACCTGACGTGGGGTCCAAGCATCTGATGGAGAACAGCCACGGAAGAATATACCGGTCTCGACGCGTCGATGAAGAGACAGCGATCCGACGTGAGGGCAAGCGCGTCTGGCGCGGGAAGTGCGCCTCTGATCCAAAGATCATTGCCGAGCTTATCCGTAAGCGGGTGCCAGCCGCCAAACGCGTGGTGTTCGAGACTGGAACCCTTCCGTCTGGTTCTATCACGCGCTACGCGCGGAAAGGGTGCCAGCGAT
Coding sequences:
- a CDS encoding ABC transporter ATP-binding protein, with amino-acid sequence MTRFLRDLRDSAFCSVLAFTVRHWTREPARLVIIMTAILGSALADVLTPLYSGRLVDAVARASTTKVTAWDPTLTASFMLVAITLGAVVTRHVTFMGINHMTLRMMSDVAGEAFHRVQRFSTAWHANSFAGSTVRKISRGMWALDLMNYTILNELFRSLLILIGSTALLGWNWPMMGLIVGSGSLFYVALTFALSLGYVAPAATLANSCDTRISGSLADAISCNAVVRSFGAEAREDERLAAVVAKWRHRMRRSWFRGTINMTAQGLTLVVLRASVIGYASILWSRGQATPGDVALVLASFFVVQGYLGEVGMHLRKLQRSVNDMEEVVDIQNQPLGVADIPGAKPIRITEGSVDFENVYFDYGNHHPIYTDFSISIKAGERVGLVGPSGSGKTTFVKLIQRLYDVNGGRIMIDGQDVSKVTQTSLRSQIAMVHQDPVLFHRTLSENIGYGRPGASQAEIEEAARLASAHEFIEGLPKGYSTLVGERGVKLSGGERQRVAIARAFLASAPVLILDEATSSLDSESEVLIQKAMERLMVGRTTLVIAHRLATVRTLDRLLVFDGGHIIEEGDHAALTRLDGGTYRRLFERQALELAEGLASGA